A region from the Chitinophaga sp. Cy-1792 genome encodes:
- a CDS encoding FecR family protein codes for MESTAYYKYLLSRYYNGTATPAETEELMEELRKNADEEQWQELVRGIYMSETADPHYLPQDYELVLQRILDTPVVMPVTITRRLWLRRIAAAAAVLLLLGTGTYLWRAHSGRRPGPIAVQQIDVKPGREGAVLTLADGTQVDLDSLQNDTVTNQQGATVILHNGQLAYQQNGQGTSYNTMSTPKGRKFRLQLPDGTHVWINAASSLRFPTAFTKGDRTVELSGEAYFEVAPLPKQPFKVKLDDGTFIQVLGTDFNVNAYKEEHLISTTLLRGAVKISRKNIQQVLKPGQQMQLVQDSEAFTIVNKVDTSAVMAWKNGFLSFQDKKLTEVMHMLERWYGIEVIYQGIPPDIVFYGEIGSDVNLSGVLKFLEDSGVKFSMEKNQLTVAAKQ; via the coding sequence GTGGAGTCAACAGCCTATTATAAATATCTTTTAAGTCGCTACTACAACGGAACCGCCACTCCGGCGGAAACCGAAGAGCTGATGGAAGAGCTGCGCAAAAATGCAGATGAGGAACAATGGCAGGAATTGGTCCGCGGTATTTATATGTCCGAAACCGCCGATCCACACTATCTTCCGCAGGATTATGAACTGGTTTTACAACGTATATTGGATACGCCGGTAGTAATGCCTGTTACTATCACACGTCGCCTGTGGCTGCGTCGGATTGCCGCTGCGGCTGCCGTTTTGTTATTGCTGGGAACAGGTACTTATCTGTGGCGTGCGCATTCAGGGCGGCGTCCGGGTCCCATAGCCGTACAACAGATAGATGTGAAGCCTGGCAGGGAAGGAGCAGTGCTGACTTTAGCCGACGGCACACAGGTAGACCTGGACAGCCTGCAAAATGATACGGTTACTAATCAGCAGGGGGCAACAGTTATACTGCACAATGGGCAGCTGGCCTATCAGCAGAACGGACAGGGAACCAGTTATAATACCATGTCTACGCCGAAGGGCCGGAAATTCAGATTACAGTTGCCCGATGGTACGCATGTATGGATAAATGCTGCGTCTTCGTTACGTTTTCCTACCGCATTTACCAAGGGCGACAGAACAGTGGAACTCAGCGGTGAAGCCTATTTCGAAGTGGCACCATTGCCAAAGCAACCATTTAAAGTAAAGCTGGACGATGGGACTTTTATTCAGGTATTGGGAACAGATTTCAATGTGAATGCCTATAAGGAGGAACATCTTATCAGTACAACATTATTAAGGGGAGCAGTGAAGATCTCCCGGAAGAATATACAACAAGTGCTGAAGCCAGGCCAGCAAATGCAACTGGTACAGGATAGCGAGGCTTTTACTATAGTGAACAAGGTAGATACATCGGCTGTCATGGCCTGGAAAAATGGGTTTCTCAGCTTCCAGGATAAGAAACTGACCGAAGTAATGCACATGCTGGAAAGATGGTATGGTATAGAAGTTATATACCAGGGCATCCCGCCGGATATTGTCTTTTATGGCGAAATAGGCAGTGATGTAAACCTTTCCGGCGTATTAAAATTCCTGGAGGATTCAGGTGTAAAGTTCAGCATGGAAAAAAATCAGCTAACAGTAGCAGCAAAACAATAG
- a CDS encoding RNA polymerase sigma factor produces MNLTEDRVLFSQIASGDETAFRTLYHRYNAVLARAVMKLLRSETAAAEVLQEVFLKVWLQRDTLVNIENPGGWLYTLASNYSLSLLRQYAREKKHTQELPEEDIQDYQDLSEKFYAKELQGIIKHAIEALPASRREVFLLSMVDGKSRREIADTLAISEHTVKNQLLAARKFIREYLELKTGNPLPMLLLGLLLRFF; encoded by the coding sequence ATGAATTTAACGGAGGATAGGGTACTTTTTTCACAAATTGCCAGTGGAGATGAAACGGCGTTCAGGACACTGTATCACCGCTATAATGCTGTGTTGGCAAGGGCTGTAATGAAGTTACTACGTTCAGAGACAGCCGCAGCAGAAGTACTGCAGGAGGTTTTTCTGAAGGTTTGGTTACAACGGGACACCTTAGTGAATATTGAAAATCCAGGCGGGTGGCTATATACACTTGCCTCTAATTACTCTCTCTCCTTGTTGCGGCAATATGCCCGCGAAAAAAAGCACACGCAGGAACTTCCGGAGGAAGATATCCAGGATTACCAGGATTTGTCAGAAAAATTTTATGCAAAAGAATTGCAGGGTATTATCAAGCATGCTATTGAAGCCTTGCCTGCTTCGCGTAGGGAAGTTTTTTTGCTGAGTATGGTGGATGGCAAGTCGCGCCGTGAAATTGCTGATACGTTGGCTATTTCGGAGCATACGGTCAAAAACCAGCTGCTTGCTGCCCGTAAATTTATCCGGGAATACCTGGAATTGAAAACAGGGAATCCGCTACCAATGCTGCTTTTGGGCTTGTTGTTAAGATTTTTTTAA
- a CDS encoding RNA polymerase sigma factor: MPNYYYNIQEGELLAQVANGNEKAFEMLINRFSDILGAYIFKLTHSKEITEEIVQDVFLKIWNARHTLPAVTNFQAWLYIVSKNQAISALRKVIRERAGKELISHNLWSEEDNSWEDEKLSAIEMAIAHLPPQQKKVFMLSRHEGLSYKEIAAQMHISTETVKKYLQIANQSIIAEVSGAISTGLLIAILKNF, translated from the coding sequence GTGCCCAACTATTACTATAATATCCAGGAAGGAGAACTACTTGCTCAGGTTGCCAATGGTAACGAAAAAGCATTTGAGATGCTGATCAACCGGTTTAGTGATATTCTCGGAGCATATATATTTAAACTTACACACTCGAAAGAGATCACAGAAGAAATTGTACAGGATGTATTTCTGAAGATCTGGAACGCACGCCATACACTTCCCGCCGTCACTAACTTTCAGGCATGGCTGTATATCGTTTCTAAAAATCAGGCTATTTCTGCATTAAGAAAAGTCATCCGCGAAAGAGCCGGTAAAGAATTGATTTCACACAACCTCTGGAGCGAAGAAGATAACAGCTGGGAAGATGAAAAACTAAGTGCCATAGAAATGGCCATCGCACACTTGCCGCCGCAACAGAAGAAAGTATTTATGCTGAGCAGGCACGAAGGATTGTCGTACAAAGAGATTGCCGCACAAATGCACATATCCACAGAAACAGTCAAGAAATACCTGCAGATAGCCAACCAGTCTATCATCGCAGAAGTATCAGGTGCCATATCCACCGGACTTCTGATCGCTATTTTAAAAAATTTTTAA
- a CDS encoding FecR family protein: MEQYSMETRLEALFRQWCDNTIDEKDIPELMQLMQDTGMHQELEKLTRAVYFQQEATPFFTPEQKRKMFLEIVRPADFSGSKIKYITSIAAGIALVIGVSCYLFFSKKHTANTGKILANDIAAPTAAIGLLQLENGNSFHFEDTRSGTVTNQENIKIVKYDDGTIAFNGKTNKPMSGTLTVPKGSKPIRLLLPDSTLVLLNAASGITFPSAFTGNERKVVFYGEAWFEVKHDPAHPFIVKLDKGQVKVLGTHFNIRSYNNDAQTKVTLIEGKVTVNDNVVLKPGQQAVVENNTPNLLKHPDMDEALAWKNNEFNFNGWEVPAILNMLSLWYNFTVEYKSSIPAGHFSGSIKRDNNLSQVLKILETGGLQFEIQKDKLIVY; the protein is encoded by the coding sequence ATGGAACAGTATTCAATGGAAACAAGACTGGAAGCGCTTTTCCGGCAGTGGTGCGACAATACTATTGACGAAAAGGATATTCCTGAACTCATGCAGCTGATGCAGGATACAGGAATGCATCAGGAGCTGGAAAAACTCACCCGTGCAGTTTACTTTCAGCAGGAAGCAACACCATTTTTTACACCGGAACAAAAAAGAAAAATGTTCCTGGAGATCGTGCGGCCAGCGGATTTTTCCGGCAGCAAAATAAAGTATATCACCAGCATCGCCGCCGGCATCGCCCTGGTGATTGGTGTTAGCTGTTATCTGTTCTTCAGTAAAAAACATACTGCGAATACAGGGAAAATACTGGCGAATGATATTGCCGCTCCTACGGCTGCTATCGGATTGCTGCAGCTGGAAAACGGCAACAGCTTTCACTTTGAAGACACCAGGTCCGGCACCGTCACCAACCAGGAAAATATAAAAATTGTGAAGTACGACGACGGCACCATTGCCTTCAACGGCAAAACAAATAAGCCTATGTCCGGTACCCTCACCGTTCCTAAAGGCAGTAAGCCTATCCGGCTACTGCTGCCAGACAGTACCCTCGTATTACTCAATGCCGCATCAGGTATCACTTTCCCCAGTGCCTTTACTGGTAATGAACGTAAAGTAGTTTTCTATGGAGAGGCCTGGTTTGAAGTAAAACACGACCCGGCTCATCCATTCATCGTGAAGCTGGATAAAGGTCAGGTTAAAGTGCTGGGAACACATTTCAATATCCGCTCCTATAATAACGATGCACAAACGAAAGTGACCCTCATAGAAGGTAAGGTCACCGTAAATGATAATGTAGTGCTGAAACCAGGCCAACAGGCGGTTGTAGAAAACAATACTCCCAACCTGCTGAAACATCCCGATATGGACGAAGCGCTCGCATGGAAGAACAATGAATTTAATTTCAATGGCTGGGAAGTACCCGCCATCCTCAACATGCTGTCACTATGGTACAACTTCACGGTTGAGTACAAATCCAGTATCCCCGCCGGACATTTTTCCGGCTCTATAAAGCGGGACAATAATCTGTCACAGGTATTAAAAATATTAGAAACAGGAGGACTTCAATTTGAGATTCAGAAAGATAAATTAATCGTCTACTAA
- a CDS encoding TonB-dependent receptor, with protein sequence MMKLSSLLILIAVTQLHAETLAQKVTVYGKNLSLAEIFQQVKKQTNYQFFYQDELLSDAKVIREINMKNAPLKDFMDVCFKDQPLTYDISEKTITVKALPAGQQRADIHGRVTDSTGLALPGVSIHIKGTSKGVITNVDGTYSINANPGDVLVFSFIGYDQKEVTVQQGNTVNVTLSASTGTLKEVVVNVGYGSTKKVHLTGAVASVGSEKLANRPLVNLADGLQGQVPGLNVSMGNGQPGTSATFNIRGLPTIGGAGQGSPLVLVDGVERDPNLINPSDVESVTVLKDAASATIYGGRAAYGVILITTKRGKTGEPSLNYSGSYSMAKPANLPKYVDSKGYLSLFNQAQYTGSITGGYTSTSPFTAKDSAMIMAYYNDPKNNPDMYVDPANPNLYRYVGNTNWVKVLYPGWAPMQQHNVSLSGGTEKLTYMASMGYFAQDGLQKSANQAFRRYTPNLKMTSKVTDWLSLDLNMSMTRTTNNKPALTLVNGGGSWMPGDLRPVMPVTHPDGNYSGQGSFTNPMAINALSGRDVDNVNDYWATARATITPVKHLSIITDYTWNSNTDYDKANLVPFNEYGVNGVFLDVYPWTKTSRVIETRWNNTYYAFNSYATYDNTFNNVHAVKAMVGFNQEYRHYINIQPTAVNIIVPSIPSIGLNNDPKPSISSLEAEYALIGTFFRVNYAYKDKYLLEVNGRYDGTSRFQQGHRYVFSPSVSAGWDISREKFMQNVTLINQLKLRASYGNLPNQRAADNTISISNYYPTLSTMGTGITGYLFNNQPGIVVTPPGLVRNDLTWEKIATSNFGLDYALLNERLIGSFDYFVTNTTGLITAGQQLPAVLGTTAPKQNTASLRTNGWEFNITWRDRILHNQLKYAITVNLSDALTTVTKYDQNPTGSIDDLNAGRKMGEIWGYTTEGFYKTDAEAQAVDNSRLAGYKWLAGDIKYKDLNGDNKINDGKRTLADHGDLSVIGNTQPRYKFGVNLNLEYKGFDFTAFIQGLLKQDFDPTGSTVFNAFSYGEWNIPYAYALNSWTPENTNAYFPRVRFSGSGNQQTQTKYLQKAAYARLKQLTLGYNFPNSWFGNSKIKNVRVYLTGENLFKVTSLFGGFDPDLVSGYSQYPLNKTLSAGIQVGL encoded by the coding sequence ATGATGAAATTAAGCAGTCTGCTGATACTGATCGCAGTGACACAGCTCCATGCTGAAACACTGGCACAGAAAGTTACTGTTTACGGGAAGAATTTATCCCTGGCAGAAATTTTTCAGCAGGTAAAAAAGCAAACGAACTATCAGTTTTTCTACCAGGACGAACTGTTGTCTGATGCAAAAGTAATCAGGGAGATAAATATGAAAAACGCTCCGCTGAAAGACTTCATGGACGTATGTTTTAAGGACCAGCCCTTAACATATGACATCAGTGAAAAAACGATTACCGTAAAAGCACTGCCAGCAGGGCAGCAACGTGCAGATATACACGGCCGCGTTACCGACTCTACCGGGCTTGCACTGCCGGGTGTATCCATCCATATCAAAGGTACCAGCAAAGGTGTTATCACCAATGTCGATGGTACCTACAGCATCAATGCCAATCCCGGCGATGTACTGGTATTTTCCTTTATTGGCTACGACCAGAAAGAAGTAACCGTACAGCAAGGCAACACCGTAAATGTTACATTGAGTGCTTCTACCGGCACGCTGAAAGAAGTAGTAGTAAATGTGGGTTATGGTTCTACAAAGAAAGTACACCTGACAGGCGCCGTAGCATCTGTAGGTTCGGAGAAACTGGCCAACAGGCCACTGGTGAACCTCGCAGACGGATTACAGGGCCAGGTACCCGGCCTGAATGTCAGCATGGGCAACGGACAACCAGGAACCAGCGCTACCTTTAACATCCGCGGCTTACCTACCATCGGCGGCGCCGGACAAGGAAGTCCGCTGGTACTCGTAGACGGCGTGGAGCGCGATCCCAACCTGATAAATCCTTCTGATGTGGAGAGTGTAACCGTGCTGAAAGATGCTGCTTCCGCTACCATCTATGGCGGCCGCGCTGCCTATGGCGTAATTCTCATCACCACCAAAAGAGGAAAAACAGGGGAACCAAGCCTGAACTATTCCGGCTCCTATTCCATGGCAAAACCGGCCAATCTTCCAAAGTATGTCGACTCCAAAGGATACCTCAGCCTCTTTAACCAGGCACAATATACAGGCAGTATCACTGGTGGTTATACCAGTACCAGTCCGTTTACAGCCAAAGACTCTGCCATGATCATGGCTTATTACAACGATCCGAAAAATAATCCGGACATGTATGTGGACCCCGCCAATCCTAACCTCTATCGTTATGTAGGTAATACCAACTGGGTGAAAGTATTATACCCGGGATGGGCGCCAATGCAGCAGCATAATGTCTCGCTCTCCGGTGGTACCGAAAAGCTGACCTATATGGCCAGCATGGGCTATTTCGCGCAGGACGGGCTACAGAAATCCGCCAACCAGGCATTTCGCCGGTATACGCCCAACCTGAAAATGACGTCTAAGGTGACAGACTGGCTCTCGCTCGACCTGAATATGAGCATGACCCGTACTACTAACAATAAACCAGCACTCACCCTCGTTAATGGCGGCGGCTCCTGGATGCCGGGCGATCTTCGCCCCGTGATGCCCGTAACACATCCCGACGGAAACTATTCCGGCCAGGGCAGCTTCACCAACCCAATGGCCATCAACGCCCTCTCCGGCCGCGATGTCGATAATGTCAATGATTACTGGGCCACTGCAAGGGCTACCATCACACCGGTAAAACACCTGTCTATCATCACCGACTATACGTGGAACAGCAATACCGATTATGATAAAGCCAACCTGGTGCCTTTCAATGAATATGGCGTAAATGGCGTTTTCCTGGATGTATATCCATGGACGAAAACCTCCCGCGTTATTGAAACCCGCTGGAACAATACCTATTATGCCTTCAACAGTTATGCTACCTACGATAATACCTTCAATAATGTACATGCCGTAAAGGCCATGGTCGGCTTTAACCAGGAATACCGCCACTATATTAACATACAGCCAACTGCTGTCAATATTATCGTGCCGTCTATTCCATCCATAGGATTGAATAATGATCCCAAACCTTCTATCAGCAGCCTGGAAGCAGAGTACGCCCTCATTGGTACTTTCTTCCGCGTTAACTACGCCTATAAAGATAAATACCTGCTGGAAGTAAATGGCAGATATGACGGAACTTCCAGGTTCCAGCAGGGACACCGTTATGTGTTCTCTCCATCAGTATCCGCAGGATGGGATATCTCACGCGAAAAGTTCATGCAGAACGTAACGCTGATCAACCAGCTGAAACTCCGCGCTTCCTACGGTAACCTGCCTAATCAGCGCGCTGCTGACAATACCATTTCTATCTCTAACTACTATCCTACCCTATCTACCATGGGTACCGGTATTACCGGCTACCTGTTCAATAATCAACCGGGTATAGTAGTAACCCCTCCGGGACTGGTACGTAACGACCTGACATGGGAAAAGATCGCTACCTCCAACTTCGGTCTGGACTATGCCCTCTTAAACGAAAGGCTGATCGGTAGCTTTGATTATTTCGTTACCAATACTACCGGACTGATTACCGCAGGTCAGCAACTGCCGGCCGTACTGGGAACAACCGCACCTAAACAGAATACCGCTTCCCTCCGCACCAATGGCTGGGAATTCAATATCACCTGGAGAGATAGAATCCTGCACAATCAACTCAAATATGCCATCACCGTTAACCTGTCCGATGCGTTAACCACCGTCACCAAATACGACCAGAACCCTACCGGTAGTATTGATGACCTGAATGCCGGCAGAAAGATGGGTGAAATCTGGGGATACACTACCGAAGGATTTTATAAAACAGATGCAGAAGCACAGGCAGTAGACAATAGCAGACTTGCTGGTTATAAATGGCTGGCAGGCGACATCAAATACAAAGATCTCAACGGCGATAATAAAATCAATGACGGGAAAAGAACGCTGGCAGACCATGGCGATTTAAGCGTTATCGGGAATACACAACCCCGCTACAAATTTGGCGTAAACCTCAACCTGGAATATAAAGGCTTCGACTTTACCGCCTTCATACAAGGCTTGCTGAAACAGGATTTCGACCCAACTGGCAGCACCGTGTTCAACGCCTTCTCCTATGGCGAATGGAATATCCCTTACGCATATGCGCTGAATTCCTGGACACCTGAAAATACCAATGCCTACTTCCCAAGAGTACGATTCAGCGGTTCCGGTAACCAGCAGACACAAACGAAATATCTTCAGAAAGCTGCCTACGCAAGATTAAAACAGCTCACCCTGGGATATAATTTCCCTAACAGCTGGTTTGGTAATTCGAAGATCAAAAATGTAAGGGTTTACCTGACCGGAGAAAACCTCTTTAAAGTAACGTCTTTATTCGGTGGGTTTGATCCGGACCTGGTTTCCGGCTATTCACAGTACCCATTGAACAAAACACTCTCGGCAGGTATCCAGGTTGGTTTATAA
- a CDS encoding RagB/SusD family nutrient uptake outer membrane protein has translation MKKLIDILFIAVVMCVVSSCRKDSFLDRQPLSAVTPQTFFNTEGDLQIYCNQYYAWLPVQYLVSADLQSDDKAPQSLNTMLAGTYTVPQKDPDNYDSAYAHIRAVNFFMMSYQKANISDSIKNIYVGESLFFRAMQYFNLVKTYSDVQYITRYLTDTSKSLLYGSKTPHQQIMDSVLTDLNTAISYLPLSPSQDGRLSKYQALALKARVALWEGTYRKYYAGTDGTTYLQAATDAAEQLMNSKNYSIYSTGNPQSDYYNLFIQDELKGNPEAIMSMRFMASANTYNNVDRQLGESGDGYSKDFVRSYLCTDGLPTGLSPLYKGDDSLGMEIINRDPRIKQTIATRGFNFLNGDLITLPRVGTNVTSTGYQPIKGRSSSISAWNANNSTFDFFIFRYAETLLIEAEARAELGTCTQDVLDNTINKLRDRAGMPHMTLGALQRDPQSHFPNVPVLIDEIRRERRIELATEGFRFDDLHRWKAGTLINNNETMLGMKLLPAMRAQYTYDVSNVRVNSDYYVQPYAIPSRTWNDKMYLLPIPLQQMNLNPNLAPQNTGW, from the coding sequence ATGAAAAAATTGATTGATATTCTATTTATAGCTGTGGTGATGTGCGTTGTCAGTTCATGCCGTAAGGATTCCTTCCTCGACAGACAGCCACTGAGCGCCGTTACACCGCAAACATTTTTCAATACCGAAGGTGATTTACAGATATATTGCAACCAGTATTATGCCTGGCTGCCTGTTCAGTACCTCGTAAGTGCCGATCTGCAATCGGACGACAAAGCCCCCCAATCGCTGAACACCATGCTGGCAGGCACTTATACCGTTCCGCAAAAGGACCCGGACAACTATGATTCGGCCTATGCTCATATCAGGGCGGTTAACTTCTTTATGATGAGCTACCAGAAAGCGAATATCTCAGACTCAATAAAAAACATCTATGTGGGAGAATCGCTGTTCTTCAGGGCCATGCAATATTTCAACCTTGTGAAAACATATAGCGATGTCCAGTATATTACCCGCTATCTGACAGATACCAGCAAATCACTGCTGTACGGATCTAAAACACCGCACCAGCAGATCATGGACTCTGTGCTGACCGACCTGAATACTGCCATCAGCTACCTGCCCTTATCCCCTTCACAGGACGGACGCCTCAGTAAATACCAGGCACTCGCCCTCAAGGCCAGGGTAGCTTTATGGGAAGGCACCTACCGTAAATATTATGCCGGCACCGATGGAACTACCTATCTGCAAGCCGCTACTGATGCCGCTGAACAGCTGATGAACTCAAAAAATTACAGCATCTATTCCACCGGCAATCCGCAATCAGATTATTACAATCTCTTTATCCAGGATGAATTAAAAGGCAACCCGGAAGCCATCATGTCTATGCGCTTTATGGCATCTGCCAATACCTACAATAACGTAGACAGACAACTGGGTGAATCAGGCGACGGCTACAGCAAGGATTTCGTGCGGTCCTATCTCTGCACGGATGGTCTGCCTACCGGCTTAAGTCCGCTGTATAAAGGCGACGACTCCCTCGGCATGGAAATCATCAACAGAGATCCGCGTATCAAACAAACCATTGCCACCAGAGGATTCAACTTCCTGAACGGTGATCTCATCACCTTACCACGCGTAGGAACGAATGTTACTTCTACCGGCTATCAGCCGATAAAAGGTCGCTCCTCCAGTATCAGCGCATGGAATGCCAACAACTCCACGTTCGACTTCTTCATCTTCCGCTATGCAGAAACACTGCTGATCGAAGCAGAAGCCAGGGCTGAACTGGGAACCTGTACGCAGGATGTGCTGGACAACACCATCAATAAGCTGCGCGACAGAGCAGGCATGCCACATATGACGCTCGGAGCACTGCAACGTGATCCGCAATCGCATTTCCCGAATGTACCGGTATTGATAGATGAGATCAGAAGAGAACGCAGGATTGAGCTGGCTACGGAAGGTTTCCGCTTCGATGACCTCCACAGATGGAAAGCCGGTACGCTGATCAACAATAACGAAACCATGCTGGGCATGAAGCTGCTGCCGGCCATGCGCGCACAATATACCTATGATGTAAGCAATGTGCGGGTAAACAGCGATTACTACGTACAGCCGTATGCGATACCTTCCCGTACCTGGAACGATAAAATGTACCTGCTGCCTATTCCATTGCAGCAAATGAATTTAAATCCGAACCTGGCACCACAGAATACAGGCTGGTAA
- a CDS encoding nucleotidyl transferase AbiEii/AbiGii toxin family protein, producing the protein MLRKETVRESTLELLKKLMQDDILKDFFLAGGTALSLQIGHRISIDLDFFTAAPFNENELLTELENNYSFQVDFQSKNTIKGWIQDVKVDLIAHVYPTVNPIIVEENVRMASLKDIAAMKLNAITGNGTRLKDFIDIAYLSSFLTLSDMVEAYCEKYASRNPVMVLKALDYHNDIDFNEPIIMLDGDYSWQKIKDRLNQMALHPQKLFNKI; encoded by the coding sequence ATGCTACGGAAAGAAACAGTCAGGGAATCTACATTGGAACTCCTAAAAAAATTAATGCAAGATGATATTTTGAAAGATTTTTTCCTCGCAGGAGGAACCGCTCTTTCATTACAAATCGGCCATCGTATCAGCATTGATCTGGATTTTTTCACAGCTGCTCCATTTAATGAAAATGAGCTTTTAACAGAACTGGAGAACAATTATAGTTTCCAGGTAGATTTTCAATCTAAAAATACTATTAAGGGATGGATTCAGGACGTAAAAGTAGATTTAATTGCACATGTATATCCTACGGTCAATCCAATAATTGTAGAAGAAAATGTACGAATGGCTAGCCTTAAAGACATCGCAGCCATGAAGCTAAATGCAATTACTGGAAATGGAACGCGTTTAAAGGATTTTATAGACATTGCCTATCTTTCTTCATTCCTTACTTTATCTGATATGGTAGAGGCATATTGTGAAAAGTATGCCTCCAGAAATCCTGTAATGGTTCTTAAGGCGCTGGATTATCATAACGATATTGATTTTAACGAACCCATTATAATGCTGGATGGAGATTATTCGTGGCAAAAAATAAAAGACCGCCTAAATCAGATGGCCCTTCATCCTCAGAAACTATTTAATAAAATATAA
- a CDS encoding S1C family serine protease yields the protein MITDQELNFVAEKDRQLLDAYSSMVTGVVKHAAQSVTHIKIEKKGRDPRTKQVVDQQASGSGFVISSDGFIVTNNHVIEGADTIKVAFADQTEYSASITGADPATDIAVIKVYDGNLKPLKFGNSDLLEPGQIAIAIGNPMGLQHTVTTGVVSALGRTLRAKNGRLIDDVIQTDAALNPGNSGGPLVDSEGNVIGVNTAVISAAQGLCFAISSNLAAYIAGKLIIHGRVKRAQLGIAGQLVNLTPRITVANNLQTKTGVYVYEVHADANVYNNQLRSGDIIVAFDGKPVASIDNLHKYLTEEVTGKQSIVTVLRGGRKQDIHVIPGELK from the coding sequence ATGATAACAGATCAGGAACTAAATTTTGTTGCTGAAAAAGACCGGCAACTCCTGGACGCCTACTCATCCATGGTGACAGGCGTCGTAAAGCATGCAGCGCAGTCGGTAACCCATATAAAAATAGAGAAGAAGGGCCGTGATCCACGGACGAAGCAGGTCGTAGATCAGCAGGCTTCCGGCTCCGGCTTTGTCATATCTTCTGATGGGTTTATCGTTACCAACAACCATGTGATCGAAGGGGCGGATACCATCAAGGTGGCTTTTGCTGACCAGACAGAATACAGCGCTTCCATTACAGGCGCCGATCCAGCCACGGACATTGCGGTTATCAAAGTTTATGATGGTAACCTGAAGCCATTGAAGTTTGGTAATTCTGACCTGCTGGAACCCGGGCAGATAGCCATTGCCATTGGTAATCCGATGGGGTTGCAGCATACGGTGACTACCGGTGTGGTCAGTGCGCTTGGCAGAACGCTCCGTGCAAAAAATGGCCGGCTGATAGATGATGTCATTCAGACGGATGCCGCACTGAATCCCGGTAATAGTGGCGGGCCACTGGTGGATTCAGAAGGGAACGTCATCGGGGTAAATACTGCCGTGATCTCAGCAGCGCAGGGACTTTGTTTTGCGATATCGTCCAACCTGGCAGCCTATATTGCCGGCAAGTTAATCATCCACGGAAGGGTGAAACGCGCACAGCTGGGGATTGCCGGGCAGCTCGTTAATCTGACGCCTCGCATCACGGTGGCCAATAACCTGCAAACCAAAACAGGGGTGTATGTTTATGAAGTTCATGCAGATGCCAACGTCTATAACAACCAGCTCCGCAGTGGTGATATCATTGTGGCGTTCGATGGTAAACCCGTAGCAAGTATCGACAACCTGCACAAATACCTCACAGAAGAAGTTACCGGCAAACAAAGCATCGTAACGGTTTTGCGCGGTGGAAGGAAGCAGGATATACATGTTATCCCGGGAGAGTTAAAGTAA